A portion of the Calliphora vicina chromosome 5, idCalVici1.1, whole genome shotgun sequence genome contains these proteins:
- the LOC135961510 gene encoding uncharacterized protein LOC135961510 → MKCCNRSTLGVIIGSLNVLVYILGIISAIDVIVKINTMKELAILKILFIVLIVVFFIMILVSGLLITGIVKRRHKLMLPWLILSSIGIVGNCAWFGYHIIVALIQGIPPTTFIIGFLAGLVGIAFSALMLRLISVLYRDMRKENSQMSARVLNNSRETDSSQAAQIKITKKKTKTMKCCSLSTLGVIIGSLHVLFYIVSTYFASDAIVVINADMERNPGRQEEYEIYKTLLIIVIVVCLIMILISGLLITGIVNKRHKLMLPWLILSGIGFVINCARFGYDIIAVIFLDISLSTAAEILFKDLVGIAIFTFIMWAIYTLYRDIRKHKSLIIAV, encoded by the exons ATGAAGTGTTGCAATCGATCCACTTTGGGTGTTATCATTGGCAGTCTTAATGTACTGGTCTACATTCTGGGCATAATTTCTGCAATCGATGTCATtgtgaaaataaatacaatgaaAGAATTGG CCATTTTGAAAATACTATTCATTGTattaatagtagtattttttataatgatCCTTGTATCCGGTCTACTAATAACGGGCATTGTAAAG agaCGCCACAAATTGATGCTTCCCTGGCTGATACTTAGTAGCATTGGTATCGTTGGCAACTGTGCATGGTTTGGTTATCACATAATTGTTGCCCTAATCCAAGGCATTCCCCCGACCACATTTATAATCGGATTTCTTGCGGGTTTAGTTGGAATTG cCTTTTCCGCTTTGATGTTGCGGCTCATTTCTGTTTTGTATAGAGATATGCGCAAGGAGAATAGTCAAATGTCGGCACGAGTACTGAACAATAGCCGAG AAACAGACAGTTCGCAAGCTgctcaaattaaaattacaaaaaaaaaaacaaaaacaatgaagtGTTGCAGTCTTTCCACTCTGGGTGTCATTATTGGCAGTCTTCATGTTCTGTTCTATATTGTGAGCACATATTTTGCCAGCGATGCCATTGTGGTAATAAATGCAGACATGGAACGGAATCCGGGGCGGCAGGAGGAATATG AAATTTATAAGACACTATTAATTATAGTAATAGTAGTATGTTTAATAATGATCCTTATATCCGGTCTACTCATAACGGGCATTGTAAAC aAACGCCACAAATTGATGCTACCCTGGCTGATATTAAGTGGCATTGGTTTCGTTATCAACTGTGCTCGTTTCGGTTATGACATAATAGCTGTCATTTTCCTTGATATTTCCTTGTCTACAGCTGCAGAAATACTGTTTAAGGATTTAGTTGGAATTG CTATTTTCACTTTTATAATGTGGGCCATTTATACGTTATACAGAGATATACGCAAACATAAAAGTCTAATAATTGCTGTCTAG